Below is a window of Roseivirga misakiensis DNA.
ATACGACCAGAATTTCTGCCAGTAGTGACGAATTCAGCTTTTTTCTTCGCCAACCTTGTCCGGCCGCACCAGAAAGTTCAGCTCCAGAATGCACTGCCTGCTTGTTAATTGAAAACAGCAGCCATCACCGTCCTTACTACTATTGAATAAATAACATATAATAATAATAATAAGTATAAATAAATATATATGAAAATATAAACATGTATTAATGTGTAATTTTCAGAATTAATTTGTCCAGAGGGGGTAGGGTAAAAATGAAAGGCCTGTATATAGTCTCGAAATCGCTCATAATTCGAGTGAATATGTCTGAAAATTTAAAAATGTTAATGACTGAACTATGAAATTATTTAAAAACCTTTTTATGCTAATGGTCATGGTTGTAATGGCTGTTTTAGTCTCTTGTGATAATAAAGATCAAGAGATTGTCCCGCAAGAAGACCAAAGTGGAGCCAATATTACCTCACGATTGAGGTTCGTTAATTCCAGCGATTACGATACTACGGGTATGAGTGAATGGCAAGAGGTGACAACGCCACCTGAAGCGATTCAAACATATGTTAGCGAAAACTATAGCGGCGACATGATAGAGGAAACGTGGCTTACTGGCACAGGAGAATACATCGTGCTTTTGAGTGATGATACCGTGTTAGTCTTCAATGCTTCCGAGCAGTTTGTTATTGCCTTTAACTTAGATGGCTATGTAAGCAATTTTGAAGATGATTTTGAAGAAGTAGAAGTTGCTGATTTGCCCCAACCAATCCAAGACTACCTGACTACAAATCATGCCGATGATACGGTGGATATTGCTGGTCTTAATGCTGAGGATGGAGAATATGTTGTCGTATTAGAATCTGGAATCGTCTTGATTTTTGATACTGACGGCAATTTTATTGAACAATATACGGAAGATGATTATGACGATTTTGATGATCTAGAAGAAGTTGAGCTGAACAATTTACCACAAGCTATTTTGGATTATATAGCAGCGAACTATGCTAATGATACCATTAATGAAGCTTTTATTGATAGCGAAGAGCAAGAGTACATCATTGTTCTAGAATCAGATTTGGTGGTGATTTTTGACCTTCAAGGTAATTTTATAGAAGAGTTCGATCTTGATTTCGAGGAGTACTGCGATGAAGTGGATGTAGCCGACTTGCGACAGGCGATCACAGACTATGTAAATACCAATTTTCAGGGTGAAACGATCGAAGAAGCTTGGTTTGACGATGAAGCGAACGAGTATTACATAGAACTATCAAATGACAAAATCCTAGTATTTGACGTAGACGGAAACTTCTTAAGGGAATATGTAGATGACGAAGACGAAGATGGAGATGATGAGGACGACGATGGAGATGATGAAGATGACGATGAGGATGATGGAGGCGAGTAGTGTTTGATTGATTGCGTTTGACCTGACCGAAGAAGGTGTTGAAGGTGCTGTTGGAAATGTTGTAGAGGCAACCACAGTACTGGAAGCATCTTCTTTTTTATGTATTAGCTAAAAGTGTTTAAGCCTCGATAACTTTTCAAAGGTTCTAATGAGAAGAGACTAGAACTATCGCTTCGATTAAAACCAAAGCCTTAAGCTAAAATTTGGAGTAAAGCCCAAAAAGAATTTAGTCCGCTCTAAAATTGCGATGTTTTCATTCCGATCGAAGTCTAAGGAATAGGTACTATTAAAGATATTTCTTCGGTTAAGTAAGTTGATAAAACTAAGCCCTATTTCTCCCTTAATGCCTTTTGGTTTTCCTGCAAACTTATGCCAGATGGAGGCATCAACACGGTGATAATCTGGTGCTCTAGCATCGTTAGGGCTCGAAAAAATAATATCGTAGTCTTCGTCCTCATCGAATGTGCCAGGGGTATTTAATGGCACTACATTATCTTCAGAATCGACAACCAAGAGATTATTTTTATTGGTAATAGGTAGTCCTGATTTGTAGATATAACCTAATGAAAACTCCCAATTTTTGACATTATAGGTTCCTGAGAGCCTGAACTGATGTCGAATGTTGTACGAAGAGGCGAAGGAGCCTTCAAAGATATCTGGTAACTCTACTCTAGAATCTTGAAAATTATAACTGAACCAAGTACGGAAATACTTCCACCTTTTTCTAATGGTCAAATCAAAACCATTTAGTAATTCGAAACCGGGTTCAAATGCCTCGTCATTTTCAAAACCAAAGCGTTGGTTAGTAGCTAAAATCCCATCTATGTCTTTAATATAAAAGTCTAGGTCTATAAGCCATGAATCTAAATTGTAGAGTAAACCTAGGGTCAACTGCTGGTTATAAATGATTGGAACGGTAGATATTTCATCTTCGTCATCGTTTAAGTCAGAAAGCAACCAGTGTTGTTCGACGGCATTGGAAAGTGTGAATTCAGATTCTTGAATTGTGCTTAAGTACTGGTGATAAATCCCGAAAGAGGATTTAAGAACAAGAGCTTTAATTGGGCTATAGTTAAGCTTGATCTGTGGGCTAAAGAAAGCTTCTCCTAATGTACCAACATTCGTAACTCGGCCGCTAAAAACAGCCTCTAGCTTATCATTTGGCCGATAATTGTAATCAACAAACAAGGCATGTACAAAACCAATAGATCGAATATCGGTGATTTCATCCTCTTCAAATAAGTCTGAGGCATCGATTCTATTTTTCACATCTAGGTGATTCATTTGGTAGCCAAATTCAATCACTTCCTTCTCGTTTCTCCGCCAATGATTACTCAGTCTAAATTCTAAGTTGTTCAAATCATTACTGCGGTTTACCTCGTCGTCATCACCGAGCAAAATTAGATCCCTCAAGTTATTAAAGCGGTAAGCCATATTATACTGGGAGTAGCTTAGGCTTGATGACATTGAAAAATCATCTTTGAGTCTGTAAGTCCATGCTAAGTTAGAGCCGAAGCTTTTTACGTCGTGCTGTTGCTGAATATTGATGTCTTCAATTAGCTCTTCTTCGCTATAATTAAACCGACTGCTATTGTTGACGAAACTGGCACTAAATAAAGATCTGTCACTCGGTTGATAATCCCATCGAACGTTGACATCAGAGAAACTCAATTGACTTTCAAAATCATTTTCGTCATCCGTTATTTGAAATACACCAAGACCATCGTCGGTTTCGCTGCCAAATAATTTGGTGGAATAGGAATTAAACGTCCAAGTCGGCACAGCATCGTTATAAGACCGCCTTAAGGCCACCATTAAAGAGCCAAAATCCTTTTTAAAAGGGACTTTGACGTAGAGATCGGCATGGGTCATATTCAAACTAGCTTCGGCGATTCGATTGCCATCAATTTCGTTTCTTGAGGATACGGAGATCAGTCCAGCAGTGGCGCCACCATATCTTACAGGGATATAATTTTTATAGATGTCTAATGCTCCAGTTGAAGAGGGGATAAAGCTTGATACATTACCAAAATAATGAGCGGTATGGTAGACCGGTATATTGTTCCAGTACAGCATGGTATTATCTGGGGCGCTTCCTCGAATATTGATGCCTGAAGCGGATTCATCGTTTGAAGTGAGGCCAGAAATGATTTGTGCCGATAATAGGACATCTCTTTCTGAGAGACCCGGTAAAATTTCCATTTCCTGTGGTAGCACGCGAAAGCTATTGGCTTTTGGATCGGAGCCAATGCCAACATTTATATACTCCTTTACTTCAAAATCAGTCAAACCCAATGCTGAAGGTTTCATCTGCACTTGATATGGTGCATTGGAAATGATATTATCAACCGGAATTTCTATCGTTTCAAAGCCTAAGAAAGAAACCTCAAGAATTGCATCCTTTGGATTCGATAAAACGATCTTTAGTTCTCCCTTTTCGTTGGCTACTTGCCCGAGTAGGGTCTCTTTTAGCCTCACAGTGGCATAGGGAAGTGGAGTTCCGTTTTCACTATCCAAGATAGAAAGATGGACGTATTTGGCCTCTGGAGTCTTGATTACATAAAATTTGCCATTTACCTGTTCGAAGGTAAGGTCAGTAGTATCCAGTAATTCGGTTAAAATTGATTCTAAATCGGTATGCTCACCAGTTGTGCTAACGCGTTTACTTTTTAGCTCTTCTGGATTGAATGAAAAGTAAACAGAGAATTCCTTTTCAAGCTGATTAAGGACTTGTTTCAACGGTTTATTAGAAACGAGTGGGCCTCGATCAGTTTGACCAAGGCTCAGTTTGGGTAGCATTAGTAACAGTATGCACAGGGCTGTTGTGCATGTACTAGTTACCAGTGAGTACCAGTTTCTTGTTGGCTTGATCGAAAGTATATTCAATGTTATTTGCTCCTAATACTAGCCTTATGGCAGTTTCTAATTCTGTATTTGGAAATGTTCCAGTATAAGGTAGCGCTTCTTGAGATTTATTTGAAATAATTTCAATACCGTAAATATTGCTGAGCTCATTTAACGCTTCTTTCATGGTAACGGCATCTAAAGTTGTGATACCTTCCGTAATCCATAAAGGCCTAGTATTCAGTTGGTTTTGATCTAATAAACGATCAAAGTTTCCATTTATTAGCCTTACACCATCTCCAGGAGTTAAGTCTTGCGTATAAGACTTTTCAGAAACATTTACTTTTCCTGTATAACAAATGACATCCAGTAAGTTTTCTCGGTTCCAAATGTTGAATGAAGTACCCAGGACTTTAACTATGCCTTGGTCTGTTTCTACTTCAAAGTTGATGCCTTTGGTCACCTCAAAAAAGGCTTCTCCAGAAAGTTCCAGATGTCGGTTTTCGTCAAATTTATCTGGATTGTATTTCAACGTAGAATTAGCGTTTAAAGTAACAATAGACTTATCTGGCAACACAATAGTCTCTATTTGGCCAGCGATGGTTTTGTAAACTTCATATTTGGGTTGAGCGACCTGATAAATTAAATAAGCCCCCAATATTATTACTGCGGCAGCTGCGTATCGAAAAACTTGAGGAAACTTGATGACTTTGGCCGTTGGCTTTAAAGTCTGCTTTTGCTTGTTTTTCAGTCTTTCCAGTTCGCCTTCAACGTCATAAGTCGGTAAGGCCACTTTTTCGACAGAATTGACAATAGCCATATATTCTTGGCCTTCTGCTGAGGCAAGAAATTTTGACTCTTCTTTAGGACTTAATTCTCCCGCCAGCCATTTGGCTAAAAAGTCTTCGCTATCGTTTAATTCTTCGCTCATTTATACTATCAACACACTTAAATACGTTGGCCTGTTTTTTACCCTACCACCAAGTCTATATATTTTTATGAATTTCTCTAATCTTAACTAAAGCCTTGTGCATGCGCTTTTCTACGGCTTTTACACTTACGTCTAAAAGTTCGGCTATCTCGTTATATGTTTTCTTTTCTACCCTGTTTAATAAGAAAACCTCTCGCTGACCTTCCGATAACCTGTCAATGGCCTGTTGTATTCTCAGGTCAAATTCAGAGAACTCCATTTTATACTGCGGGTCTTCTTGGTCAGTAGTTT
It encodes the following:
- a CDS encoding FecR family protein, with the translated sequence MSEELNDSEDFLAKWLAGELSPKEESKFLASAEGQEYMAIVNSVEKVALPTYDVEGELERLKNKQKQTLKPTAKVIKFPQVFRYAAAAVIILGAYLIYQVAQPKYEVYKTIAGQIETIVLPDKSIVTLNANSTLKYNPDKFDENRHLELSGEAFFEVTKGINFEVETDQGIVKVLGTSFNIWNRENLLDVICYTGKVNVSEKSYTQDLTPGDGVRLINGNFDRLLDQNQLNTRPLWITEGITTLDAVTMKEALNELSNIYGIEIISNKSQEALPYTGTFPNTELETAIRLVLGANNIEYTFDQANKKLVLTGN
- a CDS encoding carboxypeptidase-like regulatory domain-containing protein, translating into MLPKLSLGQTDRGPLVSNKPLKQVLNQLEKEFSVYFSFNPEELKSKRVSTTGEHTDLESILTELLDTTDLTFEQVNGKFYVIKTPEAKYVHLSILDSENGTPLPYATVRLKETLLGQVANEKGELKIVLSNPKDAILEVSFLGFETIEIPVDNIISNAPYQVQMKPSALGLTDFEVKEYINVGIGSDPKANSFRVLPQEMEILPGLSERDVLLSAQIISGLTSNDESASGINIRGSAPDNTMLYWNNIPVYHTAHYFGNVSSFIPSSTGALDIYKNYIPVRYGGATAGLISVSSRNEIDGNRIAEASLNMTHADLYVKVPFKKDFGSLMVALRRSYNDAVPTWTFNSYSTKLFGSETDDGLGVFQITDDENDFESQLSFSDVNVRWDYQPSDRSLFSASFVNNSSRFNYSEEELIEDINIQQQHDVKSFGSNLAWTYRLKDDFSMSSSLSYSQYNMAYRFNNLRDLILLGDDDEVNRSNDLNNLEFRLSNHWRRNEKEVIEFGYQMNHLDVKNRIDASDLFEEDEITDIRSIGFVHALFVDYNYRPNDKLEAVFSGRVTNVGTLGEAFFSPQIKLNYSPIKALVLKSSFGIYHQYLSTIQESEFTLSNAVEQHWLLSDLNDDEDEISTVPIIYNQQLTLGLLYNLDSWLIDLDFYIKDIDGILATNQRFGFENDEAFEPGFELLNGFDLTIRKRWKYFRTWFSYNFQDSRVELPDIFEGSFASSYNIRHQFRLSGTYNVKNWEFSLGYIYKSGLPITNKNNLLVVDSEDNVVPLNTPGTFDEDEDYDIIFSSPNDARAPDYHRVDASIWHKFAGKPKGIKGEIGLSFINLLNRRNIFNSTYSLDFDRNENIAILERTKFFLGFTPNFSLRLWF
- a CDS encoding PepSY-like domain-containing protein, with the translated sequence MKLFKNLFMLMVMVVMAVLVSCDNKDQEIVPQEDQSGANITSRLRFVNSSDYDTTGMSEWQEVTTPPEAIQTYVSENYSGDMIEETWLTGTGEYIVLLSDDTVLVFNASEQFVIAFNLDGYVSNFEDDFEEVEVADLPQPIQDYLTTNHADDTVDIAGLNAEDGEYVVVLESGIVLIFDTDGNFIEQYTEDDYDDFDDLEEVELNNLPQAILDYIAANYANDTINEAFIDSEEQEYIIVLESDLVVIFDLQGNFIEEFDLDFEEYCDEVDVADLRQAITDYVNTNFQGETIEEAWFDDEANEYYIELSNDKILVFDVDGNFLREYVDDEDEDGDDEDDDGDDEDDDEDDGGE